One window of the Asticcacaulis sp. SL142 genome contains the following:
- the sdhC gene encoding succinate dehydrogenase, cytochrome b556 subunit: MLTSILHRATGLALVVGAVLVAAWLVAIGLTASGCCPQAYTLFLSFAASPFGLFIWFGLSLAGFIHLTGGIRHLIWDMGLGFELKSANALSWWGLILGIALTVGFWAVLLATGKVVL, from the coding sequence ATGTTGACCTCGATCCTGCACCGGGCGACCGGGCTGGCGCTGGTCGTGGGTGCGGTTCTGGTGGCCGCATGGCTGGTGGCGATTGGCCTGACGGCGTCGGGCTGCTGCCCGCAAGCCTACACGCTCTTTTTGTCGTTTGCCGCATCGCCCTTTGGCCTGTTCATATGGTTCGGTTTGTCGCTGGCGGGGTTCATTCACCTGACCGGTGGCATCAGGCACCTGATCTGGGACATGGGGCTGGGCTTTGAGCTTAAGTCAGCCAATGCCTTATCGTGGTGGGGGCTGATACTGGGGATTGCGCTCACGGTCGGGTTCTGGGCGGTTCTGTTAGCGACGGGCAAGGTGGTGCTGTAA
- a CDS encoding HIT domain-containing protein: MTATVPVPCLDCDYRLDDGFVLDLRIEASSLFIAHLNLCQVRLQNDARFPWLVLVPTIADFRELTELSDAQTMDVMSDIRVAETLVRSAADHLGFKVEKLNIANLGNMVAQLHIHVIGRNSTDPAWPGPVWGFGQSEPYAHTDDMIAALRKAL, encoded by the coding sequence ATGACCGCAACCGTACCTGTTCCCTGTCTCGATTGCGACTACCGGCTTGATGACGGGTTTGTGCTTGATCTCCGCATCGAAGCGTCATCCCTTTTTATCGCGCATCTCAACCTGTGTCAGGTGCGCCTGCAAAACGACGCGCGCTTTCCGTGGCTGGTGCTGGTGCCGACGATTGCGGATTTCAGGGAACTGACCGAGCTATCGGACGCGCAAACTATGGATGTGATGAGCGACATCAGGGTGGCTGAAACTCTGGTGCGCTCCGCCGCCGATCATCTGGGGTTTAAGGTCGAAAAACTGAATATCGCCAATCTTGGCAATATGGTCGCGCAACTGCATATCCATGTCATAGGCCGCAATTCTACCGATCCTGCCTGGCCGGGGCCGGTATGGGGCTTTGGCCAGAGCGAGCCTTATGCACACACAGACGATATGATTGCGGCTTTACGCAAAGCCTTATGA
- a CDS encoding ArsR/SmtB family transcription factor has translation MSLNTLPPDRLSLTLNALADPTRRAILARLSLGESTVNELAEPFEMSLPAVSKHLKVLERAGLISRSRTAQWRPCKLEPEPLKEVDMWLRDYRKMWEQRLDRLEAYLKELQAKETPVQSAKPKDDRDGDIK, from the coding sequence ATGTCCCTGAATACCCTACCTCCCGATCGTCTGTCGTTGACTCTCAACGCGCTGGCCGACCCGACGCGGCGGGCCATATTGGCGCGGCTGTCGCTTGGGGAAAGCACGGTCAATGAACTGGCGGAACCGTTCGAGATGAGCCTGCCCGCCGTCTCCAAACACTTAAAAGTGCTTGAGCGCGCGGGCCTGATCAGCCGCAGCCGCACGGCCCAGTGGCGGCCGTGCAAGCTGGAGCCAGAGCCGCTGAAGGAGGTCGATATGTGGCTCAGGGACTATCGCAAGATGTGGGAACAACGCCTCGATCGGCTGGAGGCCTATCTCAAGGAACTACAGGCCAAAGAGACGCCGGTGCAATCGGCAAAACCGAAAGATGATAGAGACGGAGATATCAAATGA
- a CDS encoding SRPBCC family protein, with protein MTTATDDRELVLTRTLDAPRHLVWRCWTEPELLTQWFCPKPWYIDQVAWDLRPGGRSAFVMHGPDGEVMPNDGVFLEVIDQEKIVSTDAYSVGWVPSADPFMTAIVTFEDAPGGKTLYVARARHWSPEKKQQHEQMGFHDGWGAAADQLEALAKTL; from the coding sequence ATGACCACTGCAACCGACGACCGTGAACTGGTTCTGACCCGCACCCTTGATGCCCCACGCCATCTGGTTTGGCGCTGCTGGACTGAGCCGGAGCTTTTGACTCAATGGTTCTGCCCAAAGCCCTGGTATATCGATCAGGTCGCGTGGGACCTTCGCCCCGGTGGCCGCTCGGCTTTTGTCATGCACGGCCCGGACGGCGAGGTCATGCCCAATGACGGGGTTTTTCTGGAGGTCATAGATCAGGAAAAGATCGTCTCGACCGACGCCTATTCGGTCGGCTGGGTGCCCTCGGCTGATCCGTTCATGACAGCCATCGTGACCTTTGAGGACGCGCCGGGTGGCAAGACACTTTATGTCGCCCGCGCCCGCCACTGGTCACCGGAAAAGAAGCAACAACACGAACAGATGGGCTTTCACGACGGTTGGGGCGCTGCCGCCGACCAACTCGAAGCTTTAGCTAAGACTCTCTGA
- a CDS encoding VOC family protein — protein MRIEVHLSFNGNCAEAFAFYKSILGGELFLFKYEDAPADSGGTDPALKDRIMHATLNVGETSFMGADAPPQWASTPQGFCASIGVDTVEEATRIWDGLSTGAKMVQMPLAPTFWSPMFGMLIDKYDQPWMINTAAPEGYMPG, from the coding sequence ATGCGTATCGAAGTCCACCTGAGTTTCAACGGCAACTGCGCCGAAGCGTTCGCGTTCTATAAATCCATTCTGGGCGGGGAGCTTTTCCTGTTCAAATACGAAGATGCCCCTGCCGATTCTGGCGGCACTGATCCGGCCCTCAAAGACCGTATCATGCACGCCACGCTCAATGTGGGAGAGACATCTTTCATGGGAGCGGATGCCCCGCCGCAGTGGGCGAGCACACCGCAAGGGTTCTGCGCCTCGATCGGGGTCGATACGGTTGAGGAAGCCACGCGCATCTGGGACGGCCTGTCTACGGGTGCCAAAATGGTGCAGATGCCGCTAGCGCCGACCTTCTGGTCGCCGATGTTTGGCATGTTGATCGACAAATATGATCAGCCGTGGATGATCAATACGGCGGCCCCAGAAGGCTATATGCCGGGCTAA
- a CDS encoding DUF2306 domain-containing protein encodes MIRKLLQHFILPTLITVAIIYFALRGIDSGVKDSMIASFGNVRSHAPNLALVMLQPTAIQIHLTAALLAFILGLVQILGPKGKMPHRILGWVWVGLMLVTAISSFFIKSINPGHFSLIHALSGWTVVVAPMVIYWARKHDIKRHRSTAIGLFMGGLIIAGAFTFLPGRLMWRVFFG; translated from the coding sequence GTGATCCGTAAACTGTTGCAGCATTTCATCCTGCCCACCCTGATTACGGTGGCGATTATCTACTTTGCCCTGCGCGGGATTGATAGTGGCGTCAAGGACAGCATGATCGCATCTTTCGGCAATGTCAGATCCCATGCGCCCAATCTGGCGCTGGTGATGTTGCAACCGACGGCTATCCAGATCCACCTGACGGCGGCGCTGCTGGCCTTCATTCTGGGGCTGGTTCAGATTCTTGGTCCCAAGGGCAAAATGCCCCACCGGATACTGGGATGGGTCTGGGTCGGACTTATGCTGGTCACGGCCATATCGAGCTTTTTCATCAAATCGATTAATCCGGGTCATTTCAGCCTGATCCACGCCTTGTCTGGCTGGACGGTGGTGGTTGCCCCCATGGTCATTTACTGGGCGCGTAAGCACGACATCAAGCGCCATCGTTCGACCGCCATAGGGTTGTTCATGGGCGGGCTGATCATAGCGGGTGCCTTTACCTTCCTGCCAGGACGGCTGATGTGGCGGGTCTTTTTTGGGTAA
- the sdhD gene encoding succinate dehydrogenase, hydrophobic membrane anchor protein — MVDSYLRERSSKDWKKSEKHGAAEWLAERWTSIALIVLTGWALWSAYGLMGQGYDAALAFLRMPLNAGLMALTFVITVWHTYMGLNANVLDYFPNSRLIKLVSFIFCLLLLIAALGGLFLAFKV, encoded by the coding sequence ATGGTCGATTCATATCTGCGTGAACGGTCTTCAAAGGACTGGAAGAAATCAGAAAAGCATGGGGCTGCGGAGTGGCTGGCGGAACGCTGGACATCAATCGCCCTGATCGTGCTGACCGGCTGGGCGCTGTGGAGCGCTTACGGCCTGATGGGGCAGGGCTATGATGCCGCGCTGGCGTTCCTGAGAATGCCTTTGAATGCGGGCCTGATGGCGCTCACCTTTGTGATCACCGTCTGGCACACCTATATGGGCCTTAACGCCAACGTGCTCGATTACTTCCCTAATTCCCGGCTGATCAAGCTGGTCAGTTTTATCTTTTGCCTGCTTTTGCTGATCGCAGCACTGGGCGGCCTGTTTCTCGCTTTTAAGGTCTAA
- a CDS encoding LytTR family DNA-binding domain-containing protein, with product MRQSAREIRELPSSVVRASRITEALMPWAKTYGIAIGMALFLTAIAASGTQALPLHVRFLYWTGFMIGGSLIAQGVSLIMDRVIRIHNRPNVRILIHLGLIIVPITTMVWLGNHLMAGSSLTLRHLLFLIGPVAPICVAMTGLHYMLNRTPMQSHAHAVSDEMASDAGVFRQRLPFKFRHADIYALSAEDHYLRVHTSAGQTLILMRLYDAIRELDGIEGSQTHRSWWVAKDAIDDVIKDNGRVTFRLKGEVSAPVSRSFQKALKADGWL from the coding sequence ATGCGCCAATCCGCGCGTGAAATTCGTGAACTGCCGTCATCCGTCGTTCGCGCTTCGCGAATAACCGAGGCGTTGATGCCGTGGGCCAAGACCTATGGTATCGCGATTGGCATGGCCCTGTTTCTGACGGCGATTGCGGCATCAGGCACGCAGGCGCTTCCCCTGCATGTGCGGTTTTTGTACTGGACGGGTTTTATGATTGGCGGGTCGCTGATCGCGCAGGGCGTAAGCCTCATAATGGATCGTGTGATCCGCATCCATAACCGCCCCAATGTCAGGATACTGATTCATCTGGGGCTGATCATTGTGCCGATCACCACCATGGTCTGGCTGGGTAACCACCTGATGGCCGGTTCATCCCTGACGCTACGGCATTTGCTGTTTTTGATCGGGCCGGTGGCGCCGATCTGCGTGGCGATGACCGGACTGCATTATATGCTTAACCGCACACCGATGCAGAGCCATGCCCATGCAGTTTCAGATGAGATGGCGTCGGACGCGGGTGTTTTCCGCCAGCGCCTGCCGTTTAAATTCCGACACGCCGACATCTATGCCCTGTCGGCGGAGGATCATTATCTGCGGGTGCACACCAGTGCGGGCCAGACCCTGATCCTGATGCGGCTTTATGATGCTATTCGCGAACTTGACGGCATCGAAGGTTCCCAGACCCACAGGTCATGGTGGGTCGCCAAGGATGCCATAGACGATGTGATCAAAGACAACGGGCGCGTCACCTTCCGCCTGAAAGGTGAGGTAAGCGCGCCCGTTAGCCGCAGTTTTCAGAAAGCGCTGAAAGCCGATGGTTGGCTGTAA
- the mdh gene encoding malate dehydrogenase, whose translation MARAKIALIGSGMIGGTLAHIAAREELGDVVLFDITEGVPQGKALDIAEATAVFGSDVALKGANDYADIADADVCIVTAGVPRKPGMSRDDLLGINLKVMKAVGEGIKKYAPNAFVICITNPLDAMVWALQKFSGLPVEKVVGMAGVLDSARFAYFLAEKTGISVEDIHAWTLGGHGDDMVPMVRHSTVGGLPLPELVAQGFLSQDELDAIVKRTRGGGGEIVALLKTGSAFYAPAESGIAMAKSYLSDKKRVLPVAAFLNGEYGLSGLYVGVPAVIGKDGVEKVIEFSTNEDEKAMFKKSVESVQGLIAACKEIDPSLA comes from the coding sequence ATGGCGCGCGCTAAGATTGCTTTGATTGGTTCGGGTATGATCGGTGGGACGCTGGCCCACATCGCGGCCCGCGAAGAACTGGGCGATGTCGTCCTGTTCGACATTACCGAAGGCGTGCCGCAGGGCAAGGCGCTAGATATTGCCGAAGCGACCGCCGTGTTTGGCTCGGATGTCGCCCTCAAAGGCGCCAATGACTATGCCGATATCGCTGATGCTGACGTCTGCATCGTGACCGCCGGTGTGCCGCGCAAGCCCGGCATGAGCCGCGATGACCTGCTGGGTATCAACCTCAAGGTCATGAAGGCCGTGGGTGAAGGCATCAAGAAATATGCCCCGAATGCGTTTGTAATCTGCATCACCAACCCGCTCGACGCTATGGTATGGGCGCTGCAAAAGTTTTCGGGTCTGCCCGTTGAAAAAGTCGTCGGCATGGCTGGCGTTCTCGACTCAGCGCGCTTTGCTTACTTCCTGGCTGAAAAGACCGGCATTTCGGTCGAAGACATCCACGCCTGGACGCTCGGCGGTCACGGCGATGACATGGTGCCGATGGTGCGCCATTCGACCGTTGGCGGCCTGCCTCTGCCGGAACTGGTCGCTCAGGGCTTCCTGTCGCAGGACGAACTGGACGCGATCGTTAAGCGCACCCGTGGCGGTGGCGGCGAAATCGTGGCCTTGCTCAAGACCGGCTCGGCGTTTTATGCTCCGGCTGAATCCGGTATCGCCATGGCCAAGTCCTACCTGTCGGATAAGAAGCGCGTCCTGCCGGTCGCAGCTTTCCTCAATGGTGAATACGGCCTGTCGGGTCTTTATGTCGGCGTACCGGCGGTTATCGGTAAGGACGGGGTTGAAAAGGTCATCGAGTTCTCGACCAACGAGGACGAAAAGGCCATGTTCAAGAAGTCAGTCGAAAGCGTTCAGGGCCTGATTGCCGCCTGTAAGGAAATCGATCCGTCGCTGGCGTAG
- a CDS encoding SRPBCC family protein, producing MLKTIAIIVGLAIVAVLVIAAFRPNSFRIERRITIKAPPEVIYGHINDFHKWRAWSPWENLDPDLERTYMGSPSGLGAVYVWEGKKAGAGRMEIIEHSPSSKLVIKLDFVKPMTTTNTTEITLTPQGDETVVSWVMYGPSPYMSKLFGLIFNMDKVVGKDFEKGLQSLKTLSEQ from the coding sequence ATGCTGAAAACCATCGCCATAATTGTGGGACTGGCCATTGTGGCCGTGCTCGTCATCGCCGCGTTCCGGCCAAACAGCTTTCGCATCGAACGGCGCATCACCATCAAGGCCCCGCCCGAAGTCATCTATGGCCACATCAATGATTTCCACAAATGGCGTGCCTGGTCGCCGTGGGAAAACCTCGATCCCGATCTGGAGCGCACCTATATGGGCTCACCGTCCGGACTTGGGGCCGTCTATGTCTGGGAAGGCAAAAAGGCCGGGGCCGGACGTATGGAAATCATTGAACATTCGCCGTCCTCGAAACTGGTCATCAAGCTCGATTTCGTAAAGCCGATGACCACGACCAACACCACTGAAATTACCCTGACCCCGCAGGGCGATGAGACCGTCGTGAGCTGGGTCATGTACGGGCCCTCGCCCTATATGTCGAAGTTGTTTGGCCTGATTTTCAACATGGACAAGGTTGTGGGCAAGGATTTCGAAAAAGGCCTGCAATCCCTCAAAACCTTAAGCGAGCAATAA
- a CDS encoding SRPBCC family protein, which yields MSAALKETLMSGFEVSFPSEIEIVMTRAFNAPRALVYRLWSEPEHVRNWWGPAGFVNINVEMDFRIGGRFHIDMRAPDGVVYPCEGTYQDIVPDERIVYEGAPHIEHPCGAGLPPKATVFITFKDEPQRDGTLGTKLVLHSRMISAQQREDAIAGGFAQGWAEGFERLADELTQLPRFEIVTTHRLEATPSELFALFADPAHLKQWWGPEGFTSTIPAFEFIEGGAFRIIMHGPDGRDHDNHKRFVEIVADERIVFDHYQPSHQFRMTIEYVGDGDHTDMIWRMDFAPSEHEAILKAFIPQANDQNCARLMAYHAQLKQQGEI from the coding sequence ATGAGCGCAGCCCTGAAAGAGACACTGATGTCGGGCTTTGAGGTCAGCTTTCCGTCTGAAATCGAAATCGTCATGACCCGCGCGTTCAACGCCCCCCGCGCACTTGTCTACCGGCTGTGGTCGGAACCTGAGCATGTCCGTAACTGGTGGGGGCCTGCGGGGTTTGTGAATATAAATGTCGAGATGGATTTCCGTATCGGCGGGCGCTTCCACATCGACATGCGCGCCCCGGACGGCGTGGTATATCCGTGCGAAGGCACCTATCAGGACATCGTGCCGGATGAGCGCATCGTCTATGAAGGCGCACCCCATATCGAGCATCCGTGCGGCGCGGGTCTGCCGCCGAAAGCGACGGTTTTCATTACTTTTAAGGATGAACCTCAGCGCGACGGCACCTTGGGTACGAAATTGGTGCTTCATAGCCGGATGATCAGCGCCCAGCAGCGCGAAGACGCCATTGCCGGTGGCTTTGCGCAAGGGTGGGCGGAGGGCTTTGAACGGCTGGCGGATGAGCTTACTCAATTGCCGCGCTTTGAGATTGTCACCACCCACCGGCTTGAGGCGACACCGTCAGAGCTGTTTGCGCTGTTTGCCGACCCGGCGCACCTCAAACAATGGTGGGGGCCGGAGGGCTTTACCAGCACCATCCCCGCGTTCGAGTTCATTGAGGGCGGCGCATTTCGCATCATCATGCACGGCCCGGATGGCCGCGATCATGACAATCACAAACGCTTTGTCGAAATCGTCGCGGATGAGCGCATCGTCTTTGATCACTATCAGCCGTCGCACCAGTTCCGCATGACCATCGAATATGTGGGAGATGGCGATCATACTGACATGATCTGGCGCATGGATTTTGCACCGTCTGAACATGAAGCCATTCTCAAGGCCTTCATCCCGCAGGCCAATGACCAAAATTGCGCGCGGCTTATGGCCTATCATGCTCAACTAAAACAACAGGGGGAGATCTGA
- a CDS encoding GNAT family N-acetyltransferase, which translates to MMTLPLTSPLGPTLETERLILRPPVLEDFDAFCAFHADADAMKFLGGVNSPPIVWRVMRMIAGAWALDGFHMFSVIEKSSGQWIGRIGPLYPHGWPDREVGWGILSSAQGKGYAKEAATACIDYVFDVLDWDHVIHTIAPENHPSANLAKALGSYNQGAGKLPDPYANEPINIWGQTRDEWKQRKR; encoded by the coding sequence ATCATGACCCTGCCCCTGACTTCGCCGCTTGGCCCGACGCTTGAGACTGAGCGCCTGATCCTGCGGCCGCCCGTGCTTGAGGATTTCGACGCCTTTTGCGCCTTTCATGCCGATGCGGACGCCATGAAATTTCTGGGCGGTGTCAATTCTCCGCCCATCGTCTGGCGCGTCATGCGTATGATCGCTGGGGCGTGGGCGCTGGATGGATTTCACATGTTCAGCGTGATTGAAAAATCATCCGGTCAGTGGATCGGCCGGATTGGCCCGCTGTATCCGCACGGCTGGCCTGATCGCGAAGTCGGCTGGGGTATTTTGTCATCAGCCCAAGGCAAGGGCTACGCCAAGGAGGCTGCCACCGCCTGTATAGACTATGTGTTCGATGTGCTGGACTGGGATCATGTCATTCACACGATTGCGCCCGAAAACCACCCTTCCGCCAATCTGGCCAAGGCGCTGGGGTCATACAATCAGGGCGCAGGAAAACTGCCTGATCCCTATGCCAATGAGCCCATCAATATCTGGGGCCAGACGCGCGACGAATGGAAGCAGCGCAAACGCTGA
- a CDS encoding GyrI-like domain-containing protein, producing MIDTPVIVHTHRQPTAVIHLTIPRDQIQVVMGPAIQEVMGVVGAEGIIPQDALFSYHLSMSPDVFDFEVGVPVAELIAPNGRVIPSHLPAARVARTVYHGPYEGLAEAWGQVDQWVADNGYEPVGDLWEVYQAGPETGDDSSKWRTEFNRPVK from the coding sequence ATGATCGACACCCCCGTCATCGTCCACACCCACCGTCAGCCGACCGCGGTTATTCATCTGACCATACCGCGCGATCAGATTCAGGTGGTTATGGGCCCGGCCATTCAGGAAGTCATGGGCGTGGTCGGCGCCGAGGGGATCATCCCGCAGGATGCTTTGTTTTCATACCACTTAAGCATGTCGCCGGATGTATTCGATTTCGAGGTCGGCGTGCCGGTGGCGGAACTGATCGCGCCAAACGGCCGGGTTATCCCGTCGCATTTGCCCGCCGCCAGGGTCGCGCGCACCGTCTATCACGGTCCCTATGAAGGTCTGGCTGAGGCGTGGGGCCAGGTTGATCAATGGGTGGCCGATAATGGCTATGAACCCGTTGGCGATCTGTGGGAAGTTTATCAGGCCGGGCCGGAAACTGGCGATGACAGCTCTAAATGGCGCACAGAATTTAACCGTCCGGTAAAATAA
- a CDS encoding YceI family protein, protein MIKYSPMLFGFLALIACSPKPGDAPPPQPATLPSDIEQIASTEAPAGDYKLDKSHASLTFKVNHTGFSNYTAQFKSFDANLKLDPNAPETASVNATVDVKSLDIPTPPEGFLNTLLGPVWFDTAKFPQISFRSTKVDMTGPDTAKIDGDLTLKGVTKPITLEAKFNGGYAGFAPYDPAARVGFSAKGKIKRSDFGMTYGIPEPGTTMGVGDEVEIMLEAEFTGPPLEAATSSASATPTS, encoded by the coding sequence ATGATAAAATATAGTCCCATGCTGTTTGGATTTTTGGCGCTGATCGCCTGTTCGCCCAAGCCCGGCGATGCACCGCCGCCGCAACCGGCCACCCTGCCGTCGGATATCGAGCAGATCGCCTCGACCGAAGCGCCAGCGGGTGATTATAAACTCGATAAATCCCATGCCAGCTTGACGTTCAAGGTCAACCATACCGGCTTTTCCAACTATACGGCGCAGTTCAAAAGCTTTGACGCCAACCTGAAACTCGACCCGAATGCGCCCGAAACCGCCTCGGTCAATGCGACCGTCGATGTCAAATCGCTGGATATCCCGACCCCGCCCGAAGGATTTTTGAACACGCTTCTGGGGCCCGTCTGGTTTGACACCGCCAAGTTCCCGCAGATCAGTTTTCGCTCGACCAAGGTTGATATGACAGGCCCAGATACCGCCAAAATCGACGGCGATCTGACGCTTAAGGGGGTGACCAAGCCGATCACGCTGGAGGCCAAGTTCAACGGCGGCTATGCAGGCTTTGCGCCCTATGATCCGGCGGCGCGCGTTGGGTTTTCGGCCAAGGGCAAGATCAAGCGTTCGGACTTTGGCATGACCTACGGCATCCCTGAACCCGGCACGACTATGGGCGTAGGTGATGAGGTCGAGATCATGCTGGAGGCCGAATTTACCGGGCCGCCGCTGGAAGCTGCCACCTCATCAGCCAGTGCGACGCCGACGAGCTAG